In Fibrobacter sp. UWR3, a single window of DNA contains:
- a CDS encoding type II toxin-antitoxin system Phd/YefM family antitoxin, giving the protein MASLKNIKPISYIKANAAKVLDSVNESHTPYIVTQNGEARGVILDVDSYQKMQDAFALLRLMQISERDVQAGRAKPAKQVFQELRKGLNAKK; this is encoded by the coding sequence ATGGCCTCCCTTAAGAACATCAAGCCGATTTCGTACATCAAGGCGAATGCCGCCAAGGTTCTAGATTCGGTGAACGAATCGCATACTCCCTATATCGTGACGCAAAACGGGGAGGCCCGCGGGGTCATTCTCGATGTTGACTCGTACCAGAAAATGCAGGACGCCTTCGCTTTATTGAGACTGATGCAGATATCGGAAAGGGACGTTCAGGCAGGTCGCGCAAAGCCCGCTAAGCAGGTTTTCCAGGAATTGAGGAAGGGGCTCAATGCGAAAAAGTAA
- a CDS encoding argininosuccinate synthase, whose protein sequence is MAKKESKKKVVLAYSGGLDTSIIIPWLKENYDCEVIAFAADLGQNDFPDAKALEDKALKTGASKCYVLDLKKEFLEDYVWPTVRAGAKYEGTYLLGTSFARPLIAKYQVKIAEKEGAYAVAHGATGKGNDQVRFELTYAALNPKLEVIAPWKDPKWHFHSREDAIDYAAAHKIPLNGISKKKIYSEDGNLWHLSHEGGVLEFPEQEHKYEFLKHTNTYEKAPNKADHVTITFDKGNPVAIDGKKMGAVELLEYLNKIGGKNACGLLDIVENRLVGLKSRGVYETPGGTLLYKAHECLEQLVLDKETLFEAQKMSMTYANLVYNGQWFTPLRQAMDAFFAEVNKVVTGEVTLKLYKGNIIPAGIKSPYSLYDMGLGGFTDVDMYDQKDATGFIRCFGLPLKTRALLLGNKTNVDFGKPVVLPKK, encoded by the coding sequence ATGGCTAAGAAAGAATCCAAGAAAAAGGTTGTCCTCGCTTACAGCGGTGGACTCGATACCAGCATCATCATCCCCTGGCTCAAGGAAAACTACGATTGCGAAGTGATCGCTTTCGCCGCCGACCTCGGTCAGAACGACTTCCCGGACGCCAAGGCTCTCGAAGACAAGGCTTTGAAGACTGGCGCATCCAAGTGCTACGTTCTCGACCTCAAGAAGGAATTCCTCGAAGACTACGTTTGGCCGACCGTTCGCGCCGGTGCTAAGTACGAAGGAACCTACCTCCTGGGTACTTCTTTCGCCCGTCCGCTCATCGCCAAGTACCAGGTGAAGATTGCTGAAAAGGAAGGCGCCTACGCTGTTGCTCACGGTGCTACCGGTAAGGGTAACGACCAGGTCCGTTTCGAACTGACCTACGCTGCCCTCAATCCGAAGCTCGAAGTCATCGCTCCGTGGAAGGATCCAAAGTGGCACTTCCACAGCCGCGAAGATGCTATCGACTACGCTGCCGCTCACAAGATTCCGCTGAACGGCATCAGCAAGAAGAAGATTTACTCCGAAGACGGTAACCTGTGGCACCTCTCTCACGAAGGTGGCGTCCTGGAATTCCCGGAACAGGAACACAAGTACGAATTCCTCAAGCACACCAACACGTACGAAAAGGCCCCGAACAAGGCTGACCACGTGACGATTACCTTCGATAAGGGTAATCCGGTGGCTATCGACGGCAAGAAGATGGGCGCAGTCGAACTCCTCGAATACCTGAACAAGATCGGTGGCAAGAACGCTTGCGGTCTGTTGGACATCGTCGAAAACCGCCTCGTTGGCTTGAAGAGCCGCGGCGTGTACGAAACTCCGGGTGGCACGCTCCTGTACAAGGCTCACGAATGCCTTGAACAGCTCGTACTCGACAAGGAAACTTTGTTCGAAGCCCAGAAGATGTCTATGACGTACGCGAACCTCGTGTACAATGGCCAGTGGTTCACTCCGCTCCGCCAGGCTATGGACGCCTTCTTCGCCGAAGTCAACAAGGTCGTTACCGGTGAAGTGACGCTCAAGCTCTACAAGGGCAACATCATTCCGGCCGGCATCAAGAGCCCGTACAGCCTCTACGACATGGGCCTCGGCGGATTCACCGACGTCGACATGTACGACCAGAAGGACGCAACGGGCTTCATCCGCTGCTTCGGCCTGCCCCTGAAGACCCGCGCCCTGTTGCTCGGCAACAAGACGAACGTGGACTTCGGCAAGCCGGTCGTGCTCCCGAAGAAGTAA
- a CDS encoding bile acid:sodium symporter family protein, whose amino-acid sequence MQVLEKISDFIGKWMAVVVLAIAALSLFLPKATLWIELSWVNYLLMVVMFGMGLTLKLNDFALVFARPKEITIGCASQFIVMPALAFLLSKIFGLDAALMAGVVLVGTCPGGTSSNVITYLSKGDVALSVGMTSVNTLLAPVLTPAITYLLLRTTVNVDVMAMFLSIVKVVIVPIALGFIINKFFGKWTARAVKVLPLVSVIAIAMIVAAVVSHNASKILSTGAIVFAVVILHNLLGYGCGFGLGKLLKFSTPKTKALSIEIGMQNSGLATSLAATAFSGLAMATVPGAIFSVWHNISGAILANVYRRKE is encoded by the coding sequence ATGCAAGTTCTTGAAAAAATCAGTGATTTTATTGGCAAGTGGATGGCGGTTGTCGTCCTGGCTATTGCGGCGCTCTCGCTGTTCCTGCCCAAAGCCACACTCTGGATTGAGCTCAGCTGGGTGAATTACCTCTTGATGGTCGTGATGTTCGGCATGGGGCTCACGCTCAAGCTAAACGACTTTGCACTTGTCTTTGCGCGCCCTAAGGAAATTACCATCGGGTGCGCATCGCAGTTTATCGTGATGCCGGCACTCGCATTTTTGCTCTCCAAGATTTTCGGGCTCGATGCCGCGTTGATGGCGGGCGTCGTTCTCGTGGGCACTTGCCCGGGCGGGACCTCCAGCAACGTCATCACATATCTTTCGAAAGGCGACGTGGCACTTTCTGTTGGAATGACCAGCGTGAACACGCTGCTCGCTCCCGTGCTGACTCCGGCGATTACCTACCTGCTTTTGCGCACCACCGTGAACGTAGACGTGATGGCGATGTTCCTTTCCATCGTGAAAGTCGTCATCGTGCCGATTGCGCTTGGGTTTATCATCAACAAGTTTTTCGGCAAGTGGACTGCCCGCGCAGTGAAGGTTTTGCCGCTCGTTTCCGTGATTGCGATTGCAATGATTGTGGCTGCGGTCGTCTCACACAATGCATCGAAGATTCTCTCTACGGGTGCCATCGTGTTTGCCGTGGTGATTCTCCACAACCTGCTCGGTTACGGCTGTGGATTCGGCCTCGGGAAGCTGCTGAAATTCTCGACACCCAAGACGAAGGCGCTTTCCATCGAAATCGGCATGCAGAATTCCGGACTCGCTACAAGCCTTGCTGCGACCGCGTTCTCGGGCCTTGCGATGGCGACCGTCCCCGGCGCAATTTTCTCCGTGTGGCACAATATCTCCGGCGCGATACTCGCGAACGTTTATCGCCGAAAGGAATAA
- a CDS encoding HTH domain-containing protein → MLAKLNGRIVTPNEPQNALQSAPQSALQKRLEAVATMILANGSIAISVIAQNLNVSRDSIKRDLKKLGYAWEGASKNGRWVRKLRS, encoded by the coding sequence ATGCTTGCAAAGCTGAACGGTAGGATTGTCACCCCAAATGAACCTCAAAATGCACTCCAAAGTGCACCTCAAAGTGCACTCCAAAAGCGTCTTGAAGCGGTTGCAACTATGATTTTGGCAAATGGCTCTATTGCAATTTCTGTCATTGCTCAAAATTTGAATGTAAGCCGCGATTCAATTAAACGTGACCTCAAAAAACTTGGCTACGCTTGGGAAGGCGCATCGAAAAATGGTCGTTGGGTTCGCAAATTGCGGTCTTGA
- a CDS encoding type II toxin-antitoxin system RelE/ParE family toxin codes for MRKSKVYNVIISKSAEDDLREIVDYYKALNSSYVESVIAQFEHNILSLSHFPLSGRVVPELYDQGIELYREIIQGLYRIVYEIQAENVVVHAVIDSRRNLQDILVAKLFRL; via the coding sequence ATGCGAAAAAGTAAGGTCTACAATGTAATCATATCGAAGTCTGCCGAAGACGATTTGAGAGAGATTGTAGACTACTACAAAGCCTTAAATTCGTCCTATGTAGAATCTGTCATCGCACAATTTGAACACAATATTTTGTCTCTGTCGCATTTCCCCTTAAGCGGCAGAGTTGTTCCCGAATTATATGACCAGGGGATTGAGCTGTATCGGGAAATAATTCAGGGGCTCTATCGTATTGTGTACGAAATTCAGGCAGAGAATGTTGTTGTCCATGCCGTCATTGACAGCAGAAGGAATCTTCAGGACATCCTCGTTGCCAAATTGTTCCGGTTGTAG
- a CDS encoding very short patch repair endonuclease, whose amino-acid sequence MNRSQMMQAVHSEDTRPELLVRRALFKAGLRYRLHKHDLPGSPDLFILKYGVVVFINGCFWHQHGCKFTSRPKSNPEFWNEKFTNNMVRDIKTNWKLSLQGYRVATIWECSVKNDFDRTIERLKAFIASDEESIEI is encoded by the coding sequence ATGAACCGTTCGCAAATGATGCAGGCGGTCCATTCGGAAGACACCCGGCCCGAACTGCTTGTGCGGCGGGCACTGTTTAAGGCGGGACTGCGTTACAGGCTGCACAAGCACGATTTGCCCGGCTCGCCAGACCTGTTTATCCTCAAATACGGCGTGGTTGTATTTATAAACGGCTGCTTCTGGCACCAGCACGGCTGCAAGTTCACGAGCCGCCCCAAAAGCAACCCTGAATTCTGGAATGAAAAGTTCACGAACAATATGGTGCGCGACATCAAGACGAACTGGAAACTTTCGCTACAAGGCTACCGCGTTGCAACCATTTGGGAATGTTCCGTCAAGAACGATTTCGACCGCACTATTGAACGCCTCAAGGCCTTTATTGCAAGCGATGAAGAAAGCATAGAGATTTGA
- a CDS encoding GNAT family N-acetyltransferase yields the protein MTIEYKNTHEFSEQDLKDLFLSVEWSSGHFPDKLIIAMKNFKTVISAWDGEKLVGMICAMDDSIMNAYVHYLLVRPEYQGKSIGRELVERVKVIYKDYLRVVVVAYNEELAFYEHCGFKKADDASPMFITSLWT from the coding sequence ATGACCATTGAATACAAAAACACCCACGAATTTTCTGAACAAGATTTAAAGGACCTCTTCCTCTCCGTCGAATGGTCTTCGGGGCATTTCCCCGACAAACTCATCATTGCGATGAAGAACTTCAAGACCGTCATTTCCGCCTGGGACGGCGAAAAACTCGTCGGAATGATTTGCGCGATGGACGACAGCATCATGAACGCCTACGTGCATTACCTTCTCGTACGCCCCGAATACCAGGGCAAAAGCATCGGCAGGGAACTCGTGGAACGCGTCAAGGTAATCTACAAGGATTACCTGCGCGTCGTCGTGGTCGCCTACAACGAAGAACTCGCCTTCTACGAACATTGCGGCTTCAAGAAAGCCGACGATGCGAGCCCGATGTTTATTACGAGTCTGTGGACGTAG
- a CDS encoding phosphatase PAP2 family protein: MNNLIKKVFIVVAFCCASLCSFAADVKPYVEADALPNALNFYPAPPDTLSPQFMYDMSQYIWGKKMRADSARAALAVAQAVETVEDMAKMFSEPFGMEISAKKTPAIMNLLERGVRTLKQVGSLPKRHYMRRRPYDRFNEPTLVPSEEERLRTNGSYPSGHTVRAWSMALLLIEVNPSAQDALLKYAYEWGQSRVIAGFHWQSDVDASKVLVSGAYPSLHTNDVFMADMRKAREEYKKLSAAKNGKKVK, translated from the coding sequence ATGAACAATCTTATCAAGAAAGTTTTTATCGTTGTCGCCTTTTGTTGCGCGTCGCTTTGCAGTTTCGCTGCAGATGTCAAACCTTACGTGGAAGCAGATGCGCTCCCGAACGCACTGAACTTCTACCCGGCGCCTCCTGACACGCTCTCCCCGCAGTTCATGTACGACATGTCGCAGTACATCTGGGGCAAAAAGATGCGTGCCGATTCCGCGCGAGCGGCCCTGGCCGTGGCCCAGGCGGTAGAGACGGTTGAGGACATGGCCAAGATGTTCAGCGAACCTTTCGGCATGGAAATTTCGGCAAAGAAGACTCCCGCCATCATGAACCTGCTCGAACGCGGAGTCCGGACGCTCAAGCAGGTGGGGAGCCTTCCCAAGAGGCATTACATGAGGCGTCGCCCTTACGACCGCTTTAACGAACCGACCCTGGTTCCGTCCGAAGAAGAACGCCTGAGAACGAATGGTTCTTACCCGTCGGGGCATACCGTTCGCGCGTGGTCTATGGCTCTGTTGTTGATCGAGGTGAACCCGTCCGCTCAGGATGCACTGCTGAAATACGCCTACGAATGGGGCCAGAGCCGCGTGATTGCCGGGTTCCACTGGCAGAGCGACGTGGATGCCTCCAAGGTGCTTGTTTCGGGTGCTTACCCGAGCCTGCATACAAACGATGTGTTTATGGCCGATATGCGCAAGGCCCGCGAGGAATACAAGAAACTTTCTGCCGCAAAGAACGGCAAGAAGGTGAAGTGA
- a CDS encoding DUF3078 domain-containing protein — protein MKIKSLLLACATACTLAAPAMAEGGMFEGALPENWTADVVAAVKWNYYNFSNWQQDGTSNYTWLITYDADVQGKWKVANWRNLVNLALGKTWTDGLGQRKSADKIFWESMLDFNMTEVLKPYIGNRFETQFLSGYSYSEDEEGNEIKKAISCFMDPAYETQVAGLAYVPNDMFSQRIGFANRMTISNGYGFADDKDTEDKVEKFKDEPGLESITEFKYALSSIASFKTRLWAFVNFKGVDEIDGKWENLLAVTIVPYIELQVGYDMAYDKDLDEDAQYKTMVLFGITWRWF, from the coding sequence ATGAAAATCAAATCGCTTCTTTTGGCCTGTGCCACTGCTTGCACTCTTGCCGCTCCTGCAATGGCGGAAGGCGGCATGTTCGAAGGTGCCCTTCCCGAAAACTGGACTGCCGATGTGGTCGCCGCTGTCAAGTGGAACTACTACAACTTCTCTAACTGGCAGCAGGACGGAACATCCAACTACACCTGGCTCATCACTTACGATGCCGACGTGCAGGGCAAGTGGAAGGTCGCCAACTGGCGTAACCTGGTGAACCTCGCCTTGGGCAAGACTTGGACTGACGGTCTCGGTCAGCGCAAGTCCGCCGACAAGATATTCTGGGAATCCATGCTCGACTTCAACATGACCGAAGTCCTGAAGCCCTACATTGGCAACCGCTTCGAAACGCAGTTCCTTTCGGGCTACTCCTACAGTGAAGACGAAGAAGGCAACGAAATTAAGAAGGCCATCTCCTGCTTCATGGATCCGGCATACGAAACGCAGGTCGCCGGTCTTGCCTACGTTCCGAACGACATGTTCAGCCAGCGTATCGGTTTTGCTAACCGTATGACGATTTCTAACGGCTACGGCTTTGCAGATGACAAGGATACCGAAGACAAGGTTGAAAAGTTCAAGGACGAACCGGGTCTCGAATCCATCACGGAATTCAAGTACGCGTTATCTTCCATCGCTAGCTTCAAGACCCGCCTGTGGGCTTTCGTGAACTTCAAGGGTGTCGACGAAATCGACGGCAAGTGGGAAAACCTCCTCGCTGTGACGATCGTGCCGTACATCGAACTGCAGGTCGGCTACGATATGGCCTACGACAAGGATCTCGACGAAGACGCACAGTACAAGACGATGGTGCTCTTCGGCATCACTTGGCGCTGGTTTTAA
- a CDS encoding helix-turn-helix domain-containing protein — protein MAKTINEAFSEFMQNSVDLDPKDVVTARYSRDNLLENIGELDCRGFFRLYPDVNIQFGSFARKTKKRPLDHVPEGEKSGGLNGGLSGGLNVPVNGTLNGTLNGTLIKNIKESLNASQSKVFDFIMRNPGCMGKEITGVLDMPRDTFNKIIRSLFEKKIIERRGSKKTGGYWVKKGLC, from the coding sequence ATGGCTAAAACAATAAATGAAGCTTTTTCTGAATTTATGCAAAATTCGGTAGATTTGGACCCCAAAGATGTTGTAACAGCGAGATATAGCAGGGATAATTTGCTGGAAAATATTGGTGAACTCGATTGTCGAGGTTTCTTTAGGTTGTATCCTGATGTAAATATTCAATTTGGGTCTTTTGCTCGAAAAACGAAGAAACGGCCTCTTGATCATGTGCCAGAAGGAGAAAAGAGTGGCGGATTAAATGGCGGATTAAGTGGCGGATTAAATGTCCCTGTAAATGGCACATTAAACGGCACATTAAATGGCACATTAATCAAGAATATAAAAGAATCGCTTAACGCATCTCAATCAAAGGTCTTTGATTTTATTATGAGAAATCCTGGCTGTATGGGAAAGGAAATCACAGGAGTCCTTGACATGCCAAGAGATACCTTCAATAAAATCATTCGCTCTTTGTTTGAAAAGAAGATTATTGAACGCCGTGGTTCTAAAAAGACTGGCGGCTATTGGGTGAAAAAGGGATTGTGCTAA